The DNA window ATTCAGGAAACTCTCGCCTATGCCGATTTTCCCTCTGAGCACTGGACAAGAATCCGGACCAACAATGTGATAGAACGCCTCGACCGGGAAATCAGGCGTCGAACCAGAGTCGTTGGCGCGTTCCCTGACGGGCAGTCGGCTTTGATGCTAGTCTGCGCCCGCCTTCGCCATGTTGCAGGTACTCAATGGGGCTGCAAGAAATATATGAACATGAAGCATTTGGAAGCGGTCGACCCTGAGTCGGAGCTTTCCATTGGCTAACTAAATCTTATGACGGACTGCAAACCTTTTTGCGAAACTTTCTTGACACTACCTTCCCGGCTCCCCGGAGCGGATGGATTACGAATACCGGCGCTGTGGCGTGGCTGGCCTGTTTGTGGTCTTTGAGCCGCTGGCGGCCAAACGGGTCGTGAAAGTCACCGAAAGACGGACCGCCATAGACTTCGCCCAATTTCTCAAAGAACTGGTCGATGTGCATTATGCGCACGTGGAAACGATCGTACTGGTGATGGACAACCTCAATATTCACGGGATTGCCTCGCTTTACAAAGCCTTTGAGCCGAAGGAGGCGCGGCGCATTGCCGAAAAGCTGGAGATTCATCATACGCCCATCCCTGCCTCTTGGTTGAACATGGCCGAGATTGAGATTGGCGTCCTATCCCGGCAGTGTCTGGCGCAATCCATGAACAC is part of the Acetonema longum DSM 6540 genome and encodes:
- a CDS encoding transposase, which produces IQETLAYADFPSEHWTRIRTNNVIERLDREIRRRTRVVGAFPDGQSALMLVCARLRHVAGTQWGCKKYMNMKHLEAVDPESELSIG